The following proteins are encoded in a genomic region of Struthio camelus isolate bStrCam1 chromosome 3, bStrCam1.hap1, whole genome shotgun sequence:
- the LOC104152816 gene encoding solute carrier family 22 member 2, which yields MPTFDEILENVGEFDRFQKQTFFVLCLLSAAFTPVYVGVVFLGFIPEHRCFSPGVAELSHSCGWSLEEELRYTVPEWGQRGASFASRCRRYDVDWNATGLSCTDPIAAFLGHGNSSTVPLTSCRDGWVYESLGTSLVTEFNLVCEDSWKLDLFQSSVNAGFFVGSVNIGYIADRFGRKFCLLATILANAICGILLFFVPTYLWILIFRFLQGLVSKGCWTAGYILVTEVVGPRYRRTVGILYQVAFSVGLLVFDAVAYGIPHWRWLHLTVTLPSFFLMLYYWCLPESPRWLISQGKNDKAMKIVSDIAKKNQKKMPSHLEDIKFEEEDGGKQTPSLVDLFRTPQMRKNTFILMYNWFTSAILYQGLIMHMGLAGGNMYLDFLYSALVEFPAAIIIIITIDRIGRRYPWAAANLVAGFACLVTALIPEDIHWLKVIAACIGRMGITMAFEMVCFVNTELYPTYIRNLGVMVCSALCDIGGVVAPFVVYRLVEVWQELPLIVFSVVGVIAGGLVLFLPETKGRVLPETVEDVENLHRQGAPKEKQIYLHVQTSEVAHD from the exons ATGCCGACCTTCGATGAAATCTTGGAGAACGTTGGAGAATTTGACAGGTTCCAAAAGCAAACCTTTTTTGTACTGTGCTTGCTCTCTGCTGCCTTCACCCCTGTGTATGTGGGTGTCGTCTTCTTGGGGTTCATCCCCGAGCAtcgctgcttcagccctggcgtGGCGGAGCTGAGCCATAGCTGTGGCTGGAGCCTGGAAGAGGAGCTGCGCTACACCGTTCCCGAGTGGGGGCAACGTGGTGCCTCTTTCGCTAGCCGCTGCAGGCGCTATGACGTGGACTGGAACGCAACAGGCCTCAGCTGCACCGACCCCATCGCTGCCTTCCTGGGGCACGGCAACAGCAGCACTGTCCCCCTCACCAGCTGCCGGGATGGCTGGGTCTACGAGTCTTTGGGGACATCTCTTGTGACCGAG TTTAACCTGGTGTGTGAGGACTCCTGGAAGCTGGATCTCTTTCAGTCATCTGTgaatgctgggttttttgttggCTCTGTAAACATTGGCTACATAGCAGACAG GTTTGGCCGTAAATTTTGCCTGTTAGCTACAATACTTGCAAATGCTATTTGTGGAATTCTTCTGTTCTTTGTGCCTACCTACCTCTGGATATTGATCTTCCGTTTCCTGCAAGGACTagtcagcaagggctgctggacCGCAGGCTATATCCTGG TCACAGAGGTTGTTGGTCCAAGATATAGGAGGACAGTGGGGATTCTCTATCAGGTGGCCTTCTCAGTTGGACTCCTTGTCTTTGATGCCGTTGCTTATGGAATTCCTCACTGGAGATGGCTGCACCTCACTGTTACTCTGCCAAGCTTCTTCCTCATGCTCTACTACTG GTGCCTCCCAGAGTCTCCCAGGTGGCTGATATCTCAAGGGAAAAATGACAAAGCTATGAAAATTGTCAGTGATATtgccaaaaaaaatcagaagaaaatgccTTCCCATCTTGAG GATATTAaatttgaagaggaagatggTGGAAAGCAGACCCCTTCACTCGTTGACCTTTTCAGGACACCACAGATGaggaaaaatacattcattttgatGTACAACTG GTTCACAAGCGCCATCCTCTATCAGGGGCTCATCATGCACATGGGATTAGCTGGTGGGAACATGTATCTGGATTTTCTCTATTCTGCTCTTGTTGAGTTCCCAGctgccatcatcatcatcatcacgaTTGACCGCATTGGGCGACGCTACCCATGGGCTGCAGCAAATCTGGTGGCTGGATTCGCCTGCCTTGTTACTGCCCTGATCCCAGAGG ACATACATTGGCTAAAAGTGATTGCCGCTTGTATTGGGCGAATGGGAATCACGATGGCTTTTGAAATGGTTTGCTTTGTAAACACTGAACTATATCCAACGTACATCAG GAACCTCGGGGTAATGGTCTGCTCTGCCTTGTGTGATATTGGTGGAGTTGTCGCCCCCTTCGTTGTCTACAGGCTGGTGGAAGTGTGGCAGGAGTTGCCGCTGATAGTCTTCA GTGTTGTTGGTGTAATTGCGGGTGGATTGGTGTTGTTTCTGCCTGAAACTAAAGGAAGAGTTCTGCCTGAGACAGTTGAGGATGTTGAAAACTTGCACAG